GGCTACAAATATATTTGCCCCGGCTTCTATACAAGGTTTAATTGTAGTATCTGTAATACCACCATCTATCTGAATATCTACCGTAGGAGAGATCTCTCTCACTTCTTTTATCTTTTTTATAGTAGAAGGTATAAATTTTTGTCCTCCAAACCCAGGGTTAACAGACATAAGTAATACCATATCCAGTTCATCTATTACATATTTTAAATTTTCTACAGGGGTAGCTGGATTCAATGAAACTCCGGCTTTTAGACCAAGATTTTTTATTTGCTGGATAACTCTATGAAGGTGAGTTGTTGATTCAGCATGAACTACTATCATGTCTGCTCCGGCTTTGGCAAAATCTTCAATATATCTTTCAGGTGCGTCTATCATCAAATGTACATCAAAAATTAAATCCGTTTTATCTCTAATCGATTTCATAATTGGAACTCCAAATGAGATATTTGGAACAAAATTCCCATCCATAACATCAATATGGATCATATCCGCTCCGGCTTTTGTTATATCTATTATTTCATCTCCTAATTTACTAAAATCAGCTGATAGGATTGAAGGTGCAATTTTAATTGTATTCATTTTTATGGTTCACTCCTTAAAATTAATTTGACTATAAAATAATTATATCATACTTCACTAATATTTATTCCATCTTTCTTCACTATAAAATTTATAACACCACAGGTAAAAATCATATCTGCTCTGGCTGATCCCATGATTAAGTTCATTTTTTATCCCGCATTCAGGTTCGTTTATATGGATACAGTTGCTGTATTTACAGTTTCTATACTCATTAAATTCTGTAAATAAGCCGGCCAGCTCATCCACAGTTTTTATTGGTGGCAGTTCTATGGAAGAAAACCCAGGTGTATCAATTACCCATCCGCCATTTTCCATTGGCAGAAGCGTTGTCCCCTTGGTAGTATGTTTTCCCCTTGAATGCTTCCTACTCGTCTCTCCAATCTCCAAGACCTTTTCTTCCTGGAGCATATTAAGGAGCGATGATTTTCCTGCCCCGGATGGTCCTCCAAATGCAGTTATTTTATCTTTTATATAATCTTTTACCTTTTCTACCCCAATATTTTCATAGGTTGAAATATAAAATACTTCTATATCCAATCCCTTTAAAAAATCCAGTTGTCCTTTTAATTCTTTCAACCCTTCCTCATCCAGGAGCTCGATCTTGTTGATAACCGCTACCGGTTTGATCTTATAATAAAAAGCATTGAGTAACAATATATTAAATCTTCCAATGTCAAATTTTGGATCTAATGCTGAAAATTGAATAACCAGATAATCTATATTTGAAACCAGGGGTCTGTGGATGATATTTTGTCTGGGATATACCTTTGTGATAAACCCATCTTCACCAAATTCTACCAGATCTCCTGTAACACAGTTGTCTTTATTGTTTTTTTTCTTTAGTATCCCTCTTAACCTGCATTCATAAGTAGTTTCTTCCACTTGAACGTAATAAAATCCTTTTATTTTCGTAATAACTCTACCTTTGATAATTATTCCTCCTCACTCTGAGCTGTAACTGTAATATTTATAATCGAACCTGCTAAAACATCTTTTCCAGCAGGATAACTAACATCAATAATCGTATCTTCAGGAAAATCATTCCTATGCACTCTTTTTATATCTCCTATAACCAATTTTTTTTCCCGGAGGATCTTTTCTCCTTCTCCCTGGGAAAATCCCAGGATATCCGGCATCCTGATATTTTTTATCTTACTTACATTGATCAGCAGGGATACCGAACTCCCACGAGAAATTGAACTCCCCTCTGAAGGATCGGTTCCTATGACTTTGTTGTTCATATATCCTTCCATAGTATGGGAAATCCTGCCGACTTTAATTCCTAAGTCACTGAGGATCACTCTGGCATCCTGCATATTTTTACCCTTCAAATCGGGTAAAATCACCGTATCTATTCCCTTACTTATCCAAACTTTTATAGGTCTGCCTTTCTTTATATGCTTTTGGGATATAGGCAGCTGGGAGTAGATCTCGCCTTTTTTAAACTCCGAATAATGTTCTCCCATATGAACTAATTTAAAATTCGATCCTACCAATGTTCTGGCTTCCTCAATTTTTAGCCCTTTTAAATTTGGTGTTTCATATAGATAATCATGAAAGAAAAATTTCAACCCTACATTTCCAGCAAGAAAAATCCCGGCTATAATGGCTAAACTACTCATTGTAATAATTATTTTTTTATTCATTTTATGACTCCTTAATATCACTATAGATTTCTCCCTAAATAGTAACATAGATACAGTTAAATATCAATTATACTACAGTTTACCATAGGAATTTAGCGGTGGATCAAAATATAAATAAAAAATTTTCCATATATAAAATAAGTGAGGTATAATTTACTGGAATAACACAAAATTAGGAGGAGAATTATGCAGTTAAATTACAAAAAACTAGATGAAAAGTTTATAGATGAACTCAATGAAAAAATCATTGCAGCAGAGGATGCTATTGAGGAGTTATTAAAAATAAAAGATAAAACATACGATAATTTCTTCGATGTAATGGAGCATCTTTTGGATGATATTGAAAAATTTTCATTCCCGTTACAGATTGAAATCTCAACAAACATTACAGATTTAGGAAAGAAAACATATGAGGAATATATCCCCATTATGAATGAATTCACTTCTAAATTAAGCCAGAATGAGGAACTTGCCGGCTCTATCATGAAAATCTATGAAACTGAAGACCTGAGTGATGTGAGAAAAAGAATCCTTGAAAAACAAATATTATCATTTAAATCCAGCGGTATAGGCTTAGATAAAAAGAGTAAGGAGAAGATCAAATCCATCAATTTAGAACTGGCTAAACTGGGGAACGATTTCAGCCAAAATGTAACCGATGCTACCAATGGATATGAGTTAATTATCGAGGATGAAAAGGTTCTGTCTGAATTTTCAGCCTTAGATAAAAAGTCTGCTGAAATAGAGGAAGGAAAATGGAAGTTTACCCTTCATGGGCCTTCCCTCACTACATTTTTAAAATATTGCAACGACAGAGAACTAAGGGAAAGATTATACAGGGCTTCTGCCACAAAGGCACCTGAAAATGAGGAGCTCATCGAGAGAATTTTGAATTTGAGGGATGAAAAAGCTAAAATTTTAGGGTATGAAAATTACAGGGAACTGTCTATTGCCTCAAAAACTGCCAATAATGCCGTGGAAGTTATAGATTTCTTAAAAGAGTTAGGAAAAGAAGCTCTGCCTAAGGCCGTGGAGGAGATCGAGGAATTAAAAACTTTTGCTGGGGAAAAATTAGGTTACGACAGTGTGGAGATCTATGACTATGCATATCTTTCCAGGAAATTAAAGGAGATCAAGTATAATTTCGACCCCAGTGAGGCCAAGCCGTACTTTGAAAAAAATAAGGTAGTCTGCGGGATGTTCCAGTTTTTAGAAAATGTCTTTAATTTAAAAGCCAGGCAGATACAGGATGTAAAATTATGGAATGACAAAGTGACCGTATTTGAATTGGAAAGAAACGGAGTACTTTTAGGAAACCTGATCATGGATTTGGAAACCAATGAAAATAAGAGGGGAGGAGCCTGGGCCGACAGCTGGATTACAAGTTATACGAAAGATGGAATCCGGGTTCCTGCAACGGGGATAATTGTTTGTAATTTCCCACCTAGTAAGGATGGGGTTCCATCATTACTGGATCATTCAGATGTAGTAACTCTATTCCATGAGATGGGACATGCTCTTCATCTTATTACATCTAAGACAAAGGAGATCTCTGCCTCTGGGTTCAACGGAACCGAGTGGGATGTAGTAGAATATCCATCCCAGTGGTTACAGGAGTTTGCCAACAACAAAGAGATCATAAAGACATTTGGAATCCACTATGAGACCGGGGAGGTTATTTCCGATGAATTGATCCAAAAAATCTTAGATTCTTTAAATTATGGGCAGGGGTATGGAAACAACAGACAGGTTGAATTTGGATTGTTTGACCTGATGATCTATGATCATGCTTACTCTAAAAAACAGGTGCAGGAAAAATTAGATGAGGTCAGAAAAATGGTTTCGGTAATAAAAACACCATCATACAATAAGTTCCAATGTTCATTCAGCCATATATTTGCAGGTGGGTATGGAGCAGGTTATTATTCCTATAAATGGGCTGAAGTACTTTCTGCTGACAGTTATTTAGAGATGACTAAGGACGGAAACATAGATAAGGAATTAGCCAATAATTTCT
This portion of the Psychrilyobacter piezotolerans genome encodes:
- the rpe gene encoding ribulose-phosphate 3-epimerase — encoded protein: MNTIKIAPSILSADFSKLGDEIIDITKAGADMIHIDVMDGNFVPNISFGVPIMKSIRDKTDLIFDVHLMIDAPERYIEDFAKAGADMIVVHAESTTHLHRVIQQIKNLGLKAGVSLNPATPVENLKYVIDELDMVLLMSVNPGFGGQKFIPSTIKKIKEVREISPTVDIQIDGGITDTTIKPCIEAGANIFVAGSFVFGGDYKEQIEKLKG
- the rsgA gene encoding ribosome small subunit-dependent GTPase A, which translates into the protein MTKIKGFYYVQVEETTYECRLRGILKKKNNKDNCVTGDLVEFGEDGFITKVYPRQNIIHRPLVSNIDYLVIQFSALDPKFDIGRFNILLLNAFYYKIKPVAVINKIELLDEEGLKELKGQLDFLKGLDIEVFYISTYENIGVEKVKDYIKDKITAFGGPSGAGKSSLLNMLQEEKVLEIGETSRKHSRGKHTTKGTTLLPMENGGWVIDTPGFSSIELPPIKTVDELAGLFTEFNEYRNCKYSNCIHINEPECGIKNELNHGISQSRYDFYLWCYKFYSEERWNKY
- a CDS encoding PASTA domain-containing protein; this translates as MNKKIIITMSSLAIIAGIFLAGNVGLKFFFHDYLYETPNLKGLKIEEARTLVGSNFKLVHMGEHYSEFKKGEIYSQLPISQKHIKKGRPIKVWISKGIDTVILPDLKGKNMQDARVILSDLGIKVGRISHTMEGYMNNKVIGTDPSEGSSISRGSSVSLLINVSKIKNIRMPDILGFSQGEGEKILREKKLVIGDIKRVHRNDFPEDTIIDVSYPAGKDVLAGSIINITVTAQSEEE
- a CDS encoding M3 family metallopeptidase, with translation MQLNYKKLDEKFIDELNEKIIAAEDAIEELLKIKDKTYDNFFDVMEHLLDDIEKFSFPLQIEISTNITDLGKKTYEEYIPIMNEFTSKLSQNEELAGSIMKIYETEDLSDVRKRILEKQILSFKSSGIGLDKKSKEKIKSINLELAKLGNDFSQNVTDATNGYELIIEDEKVLSEFSALDKKSAEIEEGKWKFTLHGPSLTTFLKYCNDRELRERLYRASATKAPENEELIERILNLRDEKAKILGYENYRELSIASKTANNAVEVIDFLKELGKEALPKAVEEIEELKTFAGEKLGYDSVEIYDYAYLSRKLKEIKYNFDPSEAKPYFEKNKVVCGMFQFLENVFNLKARQIQDVKLWNDKVTVFELERNGVLLGNLIMDLETNENKRGGAWADSWITSYTKDGIRVPATGIIVCNFPPSKDGVPSLLDHSDVVTLFHEMGHALHLITSKTKEISASGFNGTEWDVVEYPSQWLQEFANNKEIIKTFGIHYETGEVISDELIQKILDSLNYGQGYGNNRQVEFGLFDLMIYDHAYSKKQVQEKLDEVRKMVSVIKTPSYNKFQCSFSHIFAGGYGAGYYSYKWAEVLSADSYLEMTKDGNIDKELANNFFDNLLSLGGSVNMKESFVNVHGRQPDPKALLKLTGIL